The DNA sequence GTCGCCTCCAACCGGGCCACCCGGTCGGCGAGCTCGTGCCGGTCGGACCGGACCCGGTCCAGCTCGCCGGCCAGCCGGTCGAGTACCCAGTCCACCTCGGCCATCCGATATCCGCGCAGCACCTGCTGGAAACGCAGGTCACGGACGTCGGCGCCGCGCACCTCGCGGGCGGGCAGCCGGGTGGGCGTCGCGTCCGGGGCGAGCGGGGCGAGTTCCTCCCCACGGCCGAAGACCGCGGCCGCCAACACGAAGACCAGCGCGGCGACGCCGGCCAGGACGATCACGTACGCGAGGGCGATCCCCATGCCGCCATCACATCACGCCGGTCCGACGACGGGTCCCACCCCACGCGGGCGGCGGGCGCGACCACCGGCTCGGCGGACCCTCCGTCGCGCACCCGCCCTGGTGGGGGCCGGTCCACCTGACGCAGCGGACGGGTCTCGGCGCGCCATCCCGTCTCCACGCCGTGGCCGGGACGGGCGTCGTCGGAGCAGACGTCGTCGGGGAGGAACGCGGTCAGGCCGGCACCGGAGTCGTCGACCCCGCACCGGGACAGGGCCGTGGCGAGGACCTCGCGGGAGGTGCGGCCGAGCTCGTGCAGCGGACGGTTGCGGTGCCGGCGCACGCCCAGGTCGGCCTGTGCGATGGCCGCGGTCCCGCCGACGACGGTGTCGGCGTCGGTGTCGAGCAGCAGGCCGATGTCGACGCCGTAGCCGGTCGCGAACGGGAGCCGGTCGAGCAGCTCCCGGGTCGCGGCGTACTCACCGCCGATGGGCTGGCGGACGTGCCGCAGCCCGGGCCGGAGCGCGGCGAGCAGGGGGCGGGCGAGCAGCTCGGTGACACGGCCGCCCTCGTGCCCGCCCGCGTCGTCGCTGCCGCCGGGGCCCACGGAGCCGCCGGGGCCGGTCAGCGGCCGCCGGTGGTAGCCCTTGACCAGCGCGGTCCCGGGCCGGGTGAGCAGCGGGGCGAGGAGCCGTTCGACGAGCTCGGGGTGCGGGTCGACGAGGTCGGCGTCGACGAAACAGACCAGGTCGGCGGGGCGTGGCCCGTTCCCCAGCGCGACCACGGCTCGCCACATCGCCTCGCCCTTGCCCGGCAGCACCGGGACACCGGGCACCGCCCGTTCCCGGCCGAGCACCCGAGCCCCGGCCGCGGCGGCGCGTTCCGCGGTGCGGTCGGTGCTGCCGGAGTCGAGGACGACGAGGTCGTCGACCAGCGGGGGGTCGCCCTCGCACAGCCGGGTCAGCCCCGCGACGAGCGGACCGACCGTCGCCTCCTCGTCCAGGGCGGGCAGGACGACGGCGACGCGACGGCCGTCCTTGCGGGCGGCGAGCCGGGCGGCGAGGGTCACGGGCTCAGACGAGCGGACGGGCGCACTCGTCGAGCGCCACGCCGGTCAGCCCCGCGGGGTCGGCCGGGGCGGCGTCGTCACCGCGGACCTGCCGCAGCCGCTCGATCGGGGCCCGCGAGGCGAACCCGCGGTCGACGAGCCCGGCGACCCACTCGACGAGGCCGTCCCAGTGGCCGTCGGGGTCGAGCAGCACGACCGGTTTGCCGTGCAGGCCGAGCGTCCCGGCCGTCCAGACCTCGAACAGCTCCTCGCAGGTCCCGATGCCTCCGGGGAGTGCGAGGAACGCGTCGGCGCGGTCCTCCATCTGCTGCTTGCGCTCACGCATGCTCTCGACGACGAGCAGCTCGTCGCTGTCGTGGTCGGCCCACTCGCGCTCGACCATGGACCGCGGGATGACCCCGACGGTGCGACCGCCGCCGTTCCGCGCGCCGGCCGCGACCGCGCCCATCATCGACTTGCGGCCCCCACCGGAGACGAGCGTCCAGCCGCGGGCGGCGACGGCGCGGCCGACCTCGCGAGCGAGGTCGAGGTAGTGCGGGGCGACGCCGTCGGAGCTGGCGCAGTAGACGCAGACGGCGAACCCGGGCTCCGGACCGGCCATCAGTGCGTCTCCTCCCAGGCGTGGTAGGCCTCGTTGACCACGTCGACGGCGTCGTCGATGTCGTCGGTGACGTGCAGCAGGTCCAGGTCCTTCTCGCTGATCTTGCCGTCGACCAGGACGGTCCTGGCGATCCAGTCGTAGAGACCGCCCCAGTAGTCGCTGCCGAGCAGGACGACCGGGAACTTGGTGACCTTCTTGGTCTGGATGAGGACGAGCGCCTCGAACAGCTCGTCGAGCGTGCCGAACCCGCCGGGCAGACAGACGAACGCCTGCGAGTACTTCACGAACATCGTCTTGCGGGCGAAGAAGTAGCGGAAGTTGATCCCGAGGTCGACCCACGGGTTCAGGCCCTGCTCGAACGGCAGCTCGATGCCGAGCCCGACCGAGAGCCCGCCCGCCTCGGAGGCGCCTCGGTTCGCGGCCTCCATCGCGCCCGGACCGCCGCCGGTGATCACGGCGAACCCGGCTCCGGCGAGCCGCGCCCCGAGCTCGCGACCCAGCTCGTACTCCGGGGAGCCGACCTTCGTGCGGGCCGAGCCGAACACGGTCGCCGCGCGCGGGAGCTCGGCGAGCATCCCGAACCCCTCGACGAACTCGGCCTGAATGCGCAGCACCCGCCATGGGTCGGTGTGCACCCAGTCCGCCGGGCCGCGCGAGTCGAGCAGCCGCTGGTCGGTGGTGGTCGGCTCGATGCTGCGTTCGCCGCGCAGCACCACCGGGCCTCGCTGCTTCTCGGGCTGCTTCTCGTGCAGCGTCCGGGGATCGGCGTTCTCGTCGGCCATGGTGATCACGGTATTCGGGCCGCGACGACCGGGCCGCGCCGGTGGGGTCGTGGGCGGTGTCGGCCGGCCCGACGGGGTGTCGGCGGCAGTGTCGGCGCGGTGTCGCCCAGTGCGGGCCCGTCCGGTGCAGGCCGTCCGGCGCCTTCGGTCAGACAGTGTCCGGCCAGGCGGGCTCCGGCCAGGCGGGCTCCGATCAGGCAAGCTCCGATCAGGCGGAGTCGCCCGCGAGGTAGCGGCGCAGCACCGCGGTGCAGGCGGTAATCGCGTCCTCGGCGACGTGCTCCTCGCGGGTGTGGGCGAGGTTCGGGTCGCCGGGCCCATAGTTGACCGCCGGGATGCCCAGCGCGGCGAAGCGCGAGACGTCTGTCCAGCCGTACTTCGCCCGCGGCACCGCCCCGGTCGCGGCGACGAACTCCGCGGCCGCCGGTGCGGACAGACCCGGCAGCGCCCCCGGCGAGAGGTCGGTCACGACGAGCGGGAACCCGTCGAACACCTCCCGGACGTGCGCGACGGCCTGCTCGGCGGACCGGTCCGGGGCGAACCGGAAGTTCACCGTGACGACGCACTCGTCGGGGACGACGTTGCCCGCGACCCCGCCGCCGATCCGCACCGCCTGCAGGCCCTCGCGGTACTCGCAGCCGTCGATGTTCACCCACCGCGGCCGGTAGGCCGCCAGCCGCGACAGGATCTCCGCGGCCCGGTGGATCGCGTTGTCCCCCAGCCACGAGCGCGCCGAGTGCGAGCGCCGCCCCGCGGTCCGCAGCTCGATGCGCAGGGTGCCCTGGCAGCCGGCCTCGAGCGCACCGTCGGTGGGCTCGCCGAGGATCGCGAGGTCGGCGTCGAGCCAGTCCCGGTGCTCGCGCTCGATGCGGCCGAGCCCGTTGCGCTCCGCCTCGATCTCCTCACAGTCGTAGAAGATCAGGGTGAGGTCGTGCCGCGGCGCGGCCAGCGTGGCCGCGAGGTGCGCGAACACCGCGTCACCGGACTTCATGTCCGAGGTGCCGCAGCCGTGCACGATCCCGTCGGCGCGGCGCGACGGCACGTTGTCCGCGATCGGCACCGTGTCGATGTGCCCGGCCAGCAGCACGCGGTGCGGGCGCCCCAGGTTCGTGCGCGCGAGCACCGCGTCACCGGACCGCAGCACCTCCAGCTGCGGCGTCTGGGACCGCAGCGCGGCCTCGAGCGCGTCGGCGAGCCGCCGCTCGTCCCCGGACACACTGGCGATGTCGACCATCGCAGCGGTCAGGGTCACCGGGTCGGACGTGAGGTCCAGCGCGGGCAGCGTCGTCGTCACCGGCCCGACGCTACCGACCCACCAGGACAGCCCTCCGCCAGGACAGCTCTCACCCGCGACCCGCCCGCACCCAGGAG is a window from the Pseudonocardia sp. HH130629-09 genome containing:
- a CDS encoding TIGR00730 family Rossman fold protein; translation: MADENADPRTLHEKQPEKQRGPVVLRGERSIEPTTTDQRLLDSRGPADWVHTDPWRVLRIQAEFVEGFGMLAELPRAATVFGSARTKVGSPEYELGRELGARLAGAGFAVITGGGPGAMEAANRGASEAGGLSVGLGIELPFEQGLNPWVDLGINFRYFFARKTMFVKYSQAFVCLPGGFGTLDELFEALVLIQTKKVTKFPVVLLGSDYWGGLYDWIARTVLVDGKISEKDLDLLHVTDDIDDAVDVVNEAYHAWEETH
- a CDS encoding TIGR00730 family Rossman fold protein; protein product: MAGPEPGFAVCVYCASSDGVAPHYLDLAREVGRAVAARGWTLVSGGGRKSMMGAVAAGARNGGGRTVGVIPRSMVEREWADHDSDELLVVESMRERKQQMEDRADAFLALPGGIGTCEELFEVWTAGTLGLHGKPVVLLDPDGHWDGLVEWVAGLVDRGFASRAPIERLRQVRGDDAAPADPAGLTGVALDECARPLV
- the dapE gene encoding succinyl-diaminopimelate desuccinylase gives rise to the protein MPALDLTSDPVTLTAAMVDIASVSGDERRLADALEAALRSQTPQLEVLRSGDAVLARTNLGRPHRVLLAGHIDTVPIADNVPSRRADGIVHGCGTSDMKSGDAVFAHLAATLAAPRHDLTLIFYDCEEIEAERNGLGRIEREHRDWLDADLAILGEPTDGALEAGCQGTLRIELRTAGRRSHSARSWLGDNAIHRAAEILSRLAAYRPRWVNIDGCEYREGLQAVRIGGGVAGNVVPDECVVTVNFRFAPDRSAEQAVAHVREVFDGFPLVVTDLSPGALPGLSAPAAAEFVAATGAVPRAKYGWTDVSRFAALGIPAVNYGPGDPNLAHTREEHVAEDAITACTAVLRRYLAGDSA
- a CDS encoding glucosyl-3-phosphoglycerate synthase, which encodes MTLAARLAARKDGRRVAVVLPALDEEATVGPLVAGLTRLCEGDPPLVDDLVVLDSGSTDRTAERAAAAGARVLGRERAVPGVPVLPGKGEAMWRAVVALGNGPRPADLVCFVDADLVDPHPELVERLLAPLLTRPGTALVKGYHRRPLTGPGGSVGPGGSDDAGGHEGGRVTELLARPLLAALRPGLRHVRQPIGGEYAATRELLDRLPFATGYGVDIGLLLDTDADTVVGGTAAIAQADLGVRRHRNRPLHELGRTSREVLATALSRCGVDDSGAGLTAFLPDDVCSDDARPGHGVETGWRAETRPLRQVDRPPPGRVRDGGSAEPVVAPAARVGWDPSSDRRDVMAAWGSPSRT
- a CDS encoding DivIVA domain-containing protein; its protein translation is MGIALAYVIVLAGVAALVFVLAAAVFGRGEELAPLAPDATPTRLPAREVRGADVRDLRFQQVLRGYRMAEVDWVLDRLAGELDRVRSDRHELADRVARLEATIARMRAEEDPGDGQRQQW